Part of the Vicinamibacteria bacterium genome is shown below.
GATCGTCCAGGCGAACGAAGCGGAAGGGGGCTCGGGAGTCGACGCAATCTCGTAAACGCCGTCCTCGTAAACCTCGTCCTCGTCGTCTTCGGGACGAAAATCCCGCTCATCCCACTCGTTCATGATGGCCGATGAGGCATTCTAGCACTGCGCCCGATTTGACACCCGCGGGCGCCGCGAAAAAGGATCGACGGACGAAATCGCTGGAGGTCCAATTTTATGCCCCAACTGACTCGTAGAGGACTTACCTTCGCAACGCTCTTCCTCGCCACCACTCTGGTTCCAACCTACTACGCGATCGAGACGACGCGCGCTTCGACCGCGAGCTACGACGATCTGGTCACGCTGTTCCACGAGTGGCGGGCGTTCGAAAAGCCGAAGCTCGTCGACGGTGTCCCCGATTACTCGGCCGCCGCCATGGCGGCCCAGCACGACGAGCTCACGACCTTTCGTCGCCGGCTCGAAGCGATCGACACGAGCGGTTGGCCGGTTGCGCAGCGGATCGATTACCAACTGGTGATGGCGGAAATGAACGGACTCGACTTCGACCATCGCGTACGCAGACCGTGGGCCAAAAACCCGGCGTTCTATACCATGATCTTCCCCGGCCAAAGCGACGTGCCGGCGCACGAGGGCCCGGTCGTGCACGGGTGGATCGACCTCTGGACGTACGATTACCCGCTCGATGCCGAGAGCGCGGCCGAGCTGGCCTCTCGGCTCCGAACCATTCCGCCGATGCTCGAGCAGGCCCGCGGAAATCTCGTCGAAAACGCCCGCGATCTCTGGAAGATGGGCATTGGCAGCATGGAGGGTCAGAGCGCCGACCTCCTCGCCCTCGCCCGCCGGGTGGCGGGGACGAGCGACGAGCTCGATCGCGCGATCGAGAGAGCGCGCGCCGCTACCGATGAGTTTCGTGCCTGGCTCGAGCGCGAGGCTCCCTCGAAGACGGGTCCCTCGGGCGTCGGGATCGACAACTACACCTGGTACGCACAGCACGTTCACCTCGTCCCCTATTCCTGGGAGGAACAGGTGACGATCATGCGCCGC
Proteins encoded:
- a CDS encoding DUF885 family protein is translated as MPQLTRRGLTFATLFLATTLVPTYYAIETTRASTASYDDLVTLFHEWRAFEKPKLVDGVPDYSAAAMAAQHDELTTFRRRLEAIDTSGWPVAQRIDYQLVMAEMNGLDFDHRVRRPWAKNPAFYTMIFPGQSDVPAHEGPVVHGWIDLWTYDYPLDAESAAELASRLRTIPPMLEQARGNLVENARDLWKMGIGSMEGQSADLLALARRVAGTSDELDRAIERARAATDEFRAWLEREAPSKTGPSGVGIDNYTWYAQHVHLVPYSWEEQVTIMRRELARAHSTLRLEEHKNRKLPQMTRVATAEEYDRRFNAAVTEYMTFLEQEEIVSVRDYMDAALRARIGQFRPAEGLRGFFDEVDYREPVT